In the genome of Streptomyces violaceoruber, the window CGCGCCGCTTGCGCACGGCCAGGTACTCGGTGATGCGCTCCTTCACGTCCTCCAGGCCCGCGTGCTCGGCGTCGAGCACGGCCTGGGCGCCCTGGATGTCGTAGGCGTCCTCGGTGCGCTCGCTCCACGGCATCTCCAGGACCGTGTCGAGCCAGGTGCGGATCCAGGAGCCCTCGGGCGACTGGTCGGAGGACCGCTCCAGCTTGTCGACCTCCTTGAGCGCGGCCTCGCGGACCTTCTCGGGCAGGTCGGCGGCCTCGACCCGGGCGCGGTAGTCGTCGGACTCCTCGCCCTCCTGCTCGCCGTTGATCTCGCGCAGCTCCTTGCGGACGGCTTCGAGCTGGCGGCGCAGCAGGAACTCGCGCTGCTGCTTGTCGACGCCCTCCTGGACGTCCTTGGCGATGGTCTCGGCCACGTCCTGCTCGGCGAGGTGGTCGCGCAGCTGCTGGGTGGCGATCTTCAGGCGGGCGACCGGGTCGGTGGTCTCCAGCAGTTCGACCTTCTGCTCGGTGGTCAGGAACGGCGAGTAGCCGGAGTTGTCGGCGAGCGCGGACACGTCGTCGATGGCCTGGACCCGGTCGACGACCTGCCAGGCGCCGCGCTTGCGCAGCCAGGCGGTGGCGAGCGCCTTGTACTCCTTCACCAGCTCGGCGACCTGGCCGGGCAGCGGATCGGGAACGGTCTCGTCGACCCGGGTGCCCTCGACCCAGAGCGCGGCGCCCGGGCCGGTGGTGCCGGCGCCGATGCGCACCCGGCCCCGGCCGCGGATCAGGGCGCCCGGGTCGCCGTCGGCCAGGCGGCCGACCTGCTCGACCGTGCCGAGCACGCCGGTGGCGGCGTGCGTGCCGTCGATGCGCGGGACGAGGAGGACGCGGGGCTTGCCGGGCTCGGACCTGGCGGCGGCCTGGGCGGCCTCCACCGCGGCCCGTACCTCGGCGTCGCTCAGGTCCAGGGGGACGACCATGCCGGGCAGGACCACTTCGTCGTCGAGCGGCAGCACGGGCAGGGTGAGCGGTGTGAAGGCGGCGGACTCAGCAGCCATGATCTCCCCTTCGGCAGTCAAGTTGAGTTACATCGACTCAATGAAAGGGAGCCCGGGATTGTTCCCCAAGCCCTGTTCGCTGTGAGCGATCAAGTACCGGGGGGCATTTCCCGCCTCTCGGGACAGCACCGCCGTACCGGCCCGCATTCCTCCGCCGGAGCGGGTGCCAGGATGGGCCGATGCCCCTCACTACCCACGACTCCCCCGAGGCCGCCGAGGCCCCCGAGGTGCTGGACCGCCGCGAGGGTCCGTACGGCGAGGTGGTCCTGCGCCGGCACGGGACGTTGCTCCAGATCATCGCGAACGGCTGCTTCCTGATGGACACCTCCGACGGGCGTTCGGAGCGGCGCCTGGTCGACGCGGCGGCCGACGCGCTGGCCGCCTCCGGCGGACGGACCGCTCCGCACCTGCTCATCGGCGGTCTCGGGGTCGGCTTCTCCCTCGCGCACGCGGCCGCCGACCCCCGCTGGGGCCGGATCGCGGTCGTCGAGCGCGAGGGCGCCATCATCGACTGGCACCGCGCCGGACCGCTGGCCGCGCTCTCCGCCGACGCGCTGGCCGACCCGCGCGCGGAGATCGTCGAGGCGGACCTGGTCGCGTACGTCAATGAGACATCCGACACGTACGACGCCCTGTGCCTGGACATCGACAACGGCCCCGGCTGGACCGTCACCGAGGGCAACGACGGGCTGTACGCGCCGTCCGGACTGGCGGGCTGCGCACGGCTGTTGAGGCCCGGCGGGGTGCTCGCCGTATGGTCCGCGCAGCCCTCTCCGGAATTCGAAGAAACCTTGCGTAATGCCGGTTTCCAACAGGTGCGTACCGAAGAGATCCCCGTTGCCCGGGGCGTTCCGGACGTCGTGCACATCGGCGTCGGGCCTGGATAGCAAAGGCGCGGTGACTCCCCGTACGCTGCTGCCCTGACGCGGATCATTCAAGCGTCAAGCGCAGTCATGGGATCACCCCACGGATTCCGGAAAGCACACCTCAGGGGCGGGCGATGGAGCAGACACAGACCTCCCACAACGGCACGGCCACCCAGGGCGCCCAGCGCCGGGTGCTGGTGGTCGAGGACGATCAGACGATCGTGGACGCCATCGCGACCCGTCTGCGCGCCGAGGGATTCCTGGTGCAAACGGCGGGCGACGGTCCGTCCGCCGTCGACACGGCCGAGGCTTGGCAGCCCGACCTGCTGATCCTCGACATCATGCTGCCCGGCTTCGACGGCCTGGAGGTCTGCCGGCGCGTGCAGGCCCAGCGGCCGGTGCCGGTGCTGATGCTCACCGCGCGCGACGACGAGACGGACATGCTGGTCGGCCTCGGCGTGGGCGCCGACGACTACATGACCAAGCCGTTCTCGATGCGCGAGCTGGCCGCCCGCGTGCACGTGCTGCTGCGGCGGGTGGAGCGGGCCGTGGTGGCCGCCTCCACGCCGCGCAGCGGCATCCTGCGCCTGGGCGAGCTGGAGATCGACCACGCGCAGCGCCGGGTGCGGGTGCGCAGCGAGGACGTCCACCTCACGCCGACCGAGTTCGACCTGCTGGTCTGCCTGGCGAACACCCCGCGCGCGGTGCTCTCCCGCGAGCAGCTGCTCGCCGAGGTGTGGGACTGGGCGGACGCCTCCGGCACCCGGACCGTGGACAGCCACATCAAGGCGCTGCGCCGGAAGATCGGCGCCGAGCGCATCCGTACCGTGCACGGCGTGGGCTACGCCTTGGAGACGCCGACGCCATGAGCAGCAGAGGACGGGAAGCCGCACGGAGGAACCCCGGCCCTCGGACCACCGGGGAGCCCTGGGGCGGCGTGCGCCCGTTCTCGATCAAGACCAAGCTGGGCGCGCTGGTCGTCACGTCGGTGCTGATCACCACCGGCCTGTCGGTGATAGCGGTGCACACCAAGACGGAGCTGCGGTTCATCACGGTCTTCTCGATGATCGCCACGCTGCTGATCACGCAGTTCGTGGCGCACTCGCTGACCGCCCCGCTGGACGAGATGAACGCGGTGGCCCGGTCCATCTCGCACGGCGACTACACCCGCCGGGTGCGCGAGAACCGCCGCGACGAGCTGGGCGACCTGGCCGTCACCATCAACCGCATGGCCGACGACCTGGAGGCCCAGGACCTCCAGCGCAAGGAGCTGGTGGCGAACGTCTCGCACGAGCTGCGCACCCCGATCGCGGGCCTGCGCGCGGTGCTGGAGAACATCGTCGACGGCGTCACCGAGGCCGACCCGGAGACCATGCGCACGGCGCTCGGGCAGACCGAGCGGCTCGGCCGGCTGGTGGAGACGCTGCTCGACCTCTCCCGCCTGGACAACGGCGTCATACCGCTGCGCAAGCGCCGCTTCGAGGTGTGGCCGTACCTGTCGGGCGTGCTGAAGGAGGCCAACATGGTCGCCTCCGCGCGCGCGGGCATCGCCTCGGGGTCCGGCAGCCACTCCCGCACCGACGTGCACCTGGCCCTGGACGTCTTCCCGCCGGAGCTGACCGCGCACGCCGACCCCGAGCGCATCCACCAGGTCGTCGCCAACCTGATCGACAACGCCGTCAAGCACAGCCCGCCGCACGGCCGGGTGACGGTCCGGGCGCGGCGCGGCGAGCTGCCGGAATCGCTTGAGCTGGAGGTTCTCGACGAAGGGCCCGGCATCCCGCGCTCGGAGTGGCGCCGGGTGTTCGAGCGGTTCAACCGGGGTTCGGTGTCGCGGCCGCACGGTCCGGGCAGCGACGGGGGCACCGGCCTGGGCCTCGCGATCGCGCGCTGGGCGGTGGATCTGCACGGCGGCCGGATCGGGGTGGCCGAATCCGAGCGGGGCTGCCGCATCCTCATCACTCTTCCGGGCCTGCCGTCGACGTCCGGTTGACGTAGGGTTCGAAGCGGAGCGTCAAGATCCACTGCGTCCGCGCTGGCAGACACGTGTGATCAGGCACGGCCCCGCGTTTTCGAGGCGCCGGGTCACGGTCTCCCGATCCCTCACGCGGCAG includes:
- a CDS encoding spermidine synthase family protein, with the translated sequence MPLTTHDSPEAAEAPEVLDRREGPYGEVVLRRHGTLLQIIANGCFLMDTSDGRSERRLVDAAADALAASGGRTAPHLLIGGLGVGFSLAHAAADPRWGRIAVVEREGAIIDWHRAGPLAALSADALADPRAEIVEADLVAYVNETSDTYDALCLDIDNGPGWTVTEGNDGLYAPSGLAGCARLLRPGGVLAVWSAQPSPEFEETLRNAGFQQVRTEEIPVARGVPDVVHIGVGPG
- a CDS encoding response regulator transcription factor, coding for MEQTQTSHNGTATQGAQRRVLVVEDDQTIVDAIATRLRAEGFLVQTAGDGPSAVDTAEAWQPDLLILDIMLPGFDGLEVCRRVQAQRPVPVLMLTARDDETDMLVGLGVGADDYMTKPFSMRELAARVHVLLRRVERAVVAASTPRSGILRLGELEIDHAQRRVRVRSEDVHLTPTEFDLLVCLANTPRAVLSREQLLAEVWDWADASGTRTVDSHIKALRRKIGAERIRTVHGVGYALETPTP
- a CDS encoding sensor histidine kinase, with the translated sequence MSSRGREAARRNPGPRTTGEPWGGVRPFSIKTKLGALVVTSVLITTGLSVIAVHTKTELRFITVFSMIATLLITQFVAHSLTAPLDEMNAVARSISHGDYTRRVRENRRDELGDLAVTINRMADDLEAQDLQRKELVANVSHELRTPIAGLRAVLENIVDGVTEADPETMRTALGQTERLGRLVETLLDLSRLDNGVIPLRKRRFEVWPYLSGVLKEANMVASARAGIASGSGSHSRTDVHLALDVFPPELTAHADPERIHQVVANLIDNAVKHSPPHGRVTVRARRGELPESLELEVLDEGPGIPRSEWRRVFERFNRGSVSRPHGPGSDGGTGLGLAIARWAVDLHGGRIGVAESERGCRILITLPGLPSTSG